One genomic region from Natrinema caseinilyticum encodes:
- a CDS encoding carbohydrate kinase family protein, whose translation MDRDVLVAGETLIDFIPDRPGPLDDIASFERRPGGAPANVAVALARLERPPLFWTRVGDDPFGRYLERRLVEYGLTDRWIERDEGAKTTLAFVTHDETGDRAFSFYRDGTADTRLESGRIDDDTLADCNWVHAGGVTLSSGSSRAATLDLLARAASAGCTVSFDPNLRPELWPDEGAFAGVAADALENVDVCLATVEELEALGVAGATPTAIARAAIDRWPLHTVFVTRGSDGAVAVSSADAPWPAAAVDHSGFEIDVIDTTGAGDAFVAGAIDALRSGRELGASVAFANAVGATATTESGAMTALPTREAVATVLEEE comes from the coding sequence ATGGATCGCGACGTACTCGTTGCCGGAGAGACCCTCATCGATTTTATTCCCGACCGACCAGGCCCGCTCGACGATATCGCCAGCTTCGAACGCCGTCCGGGCGGTGCGCCGGCCAACGTCGCCGTCGCGCTCGCACGGCTCGAGCGGCCGCCGCTGTTCTGGACGCGCGTCGGCGACGACCCGTTCGGTCGCTATCTCGAGCGCCGGCTCGTCGAGTACGGTCTCACGGACCGATGGATCGAACGGGACGAAGGCGCGAAAACCACGCTCGCGTTCGTCACCCACGACGAGACCGGCGACCGGGCGTTTAGCTTCTACCGTGACGGAACCGCCGACACGCGCCTCGAATCCGGACGGATCGACGACGACACGCTCGCCGACTGCAACTGGGTCCACGCCGGCGGTGTCACGCTTTCGAGCGGATCGTCGCGCGCGGCGACGCTGGATTTGCTCGCGCGCGCCGCGAGTGCGGGGTGTACCGTCTCGTTCGATCCGAATCTGCGGCCCGAACTGTGGCCGGACGAGGGCGCGTTCGCCGGGGTAGCGGCCGACGCGCTCGAGAACGTCGACGTCTGTCTCGCGACCGTCGAGGAGCTCGAAGCACTCGGGGTCGCGGGTGCGACGCCGACCGCGATCGCTCGAGCGGCGATCGACCGCTGGCCGCTCCACACCGTCTTCGTGACCAGGGGAAGCGATGGCGCCGTCGCCGTTTCGAGCGCGGACGCGCCCTGGCCCGCGGCGGCGGTCGACCATTCCGGGTTCGAGATCGACGTGATCGATACGACGGGCGCGGGCGACGCCTTCGTCGCCGGTGCGATCGACGCGCTGCGAAGCGGCCGCGAGCTCGGTGCGAGCGTCGCGTTTGCGAACGCGGTCGGAGCGACGGCGACCACGGAATCGGGAGCGATGACGGCCCTGCCCACGCGCGAGGCGGTGGCGACGGTGCTCGAGGAGGAGTAG